In the genome of Deinococcus betulae, the window CCCAAGTACACCCGCGAGGGCGTGGAATCCGAGGAGATTAAAGCCAAGCGCGAACGCGACCTGAGCGGTGTGCCGGTGCCGGGCGACCTGGGCGCCGTGCTGGTGGACCTCCTGTCTCACCCGACTATTGCCAGCAAGCGGCCCATCTTTGAACGCTTTGACCATCAGGTCATGACGAATACCGTGGTCATGCCGGGCGCCGCCGACGCCGCCGTCATGCGCGTCAAGGGCAGCGGCATGGGCGTGGCCGCCACCAGCGACTGCAATCCGCGCTTCGTGTACCTGGACCCCTACGCGGGCGCCGCCGCCGCCGTGGCCGAAGCCGCCCGCAACCTGGCCTGCGTGGGCGCCACACCGCTGGCGATTACCGACAACCTCAACTTTGGCAACCCGCACCGCCCCGAGGTCTATTACCAGTTGGAACGCGCTGTACACGGCATTGCCGACGCCTGCCGCGCCCTGAATACCCCCGTGACGGGCGGCAACGTGAGCCTGTACAACCAGTACACCGAGGGCGACGAGCGCGTGGCCATTCACCCCACCCCGACCATCGGCATGGTGGGCGTGCTGCCGGACGTGACCAAGCGCGCCACACTGAACTTGAAGGGTGAAGGTCAGACCCTGTACCTGATTGGCGACCACGCCGACAGCATTGGCGCCAGCCAGTACCTCGAAACCTTGCATGGGCTGGAGGCTGGGCAGGTGCCCACGCTGGACCTGAACCGCGAGCAGGCCGTGATTGATGCCGCCCTGCACCTCATCCGTGCGGGCCTGACCGACACGGCCCACGACTGCGCCGAGGGCGGCCTGGCCGTGGCCCTGGCCGAGATGGCGATTGCCGGCGGCGTGGGTCTGAAGGTGGAGTTGGACGCTCCCGCCCATACCCGCCCGGACGCCGTGCTGTACGGCGAGGCCCACAGCCGCATCCTGGTTGCCACGCGCGATGAAGCTGACGTTGAGGCGGCGCTGGCGGAACGCGGCGTCCCGTTCAGCCGGTTAGGTGTGAGCGGTGGAACAAGCGTCACGATTGCCCTGCCGGCCCACCACATACACTTGAGCGTGAACCTTGACACGCTGCACCAGGCGTTCGATGCGCCGCTGAAAGGGATTCTGGGATGATTTTTGACCCCGTCACCGACAAACCCCAGGACGAATGCGGCGTGTTTGGCCTGTACTCGCCCGAAGCCAACGACCTGGCCTGGCTGACCTACCTGGGGCTGTTCGCCCTGCAGCACCGGGGCCAGGAGGCGGCGGGGATGTGCGTCTCGGACGGCGAGCGCTTTCATGTGGAAAAGGACCTGGGGCTGGTCACCCAGGTGTTCGACGAGCGCCGCCTGGACAGCGTGCGGCTGGCGAACGCCCGCGTGAGCATTGGGCACGTGCGCTACAGCACCACGGGCAGCAACCTGCGCTTTAACGCCCAGCCGCTGACGACCCGCACCAACAAGGGCATTCTGGGACTGGCCCACAACGGCAACTTCGTGAATGCCCGCGAAGTCCGCAACGCGATGCTGATGCAGGGCGCACTGTTTCAGACCACCAACGACAGCGAAGTGATGCTGAACCTGATTGCGCGCGAAGCCGACCTGGATCTGATTGAGGCCACCGCCGCCGCCATGAAGGAACTGAAAGGCGGCTTTGCCTGCGTGCTGATGAGCCGCACGCAACTGCTGGGCTTCCGCGACCCTAATGGCGTGCGGCCCCTGGTGATTGGCCAACGGGACGACGGCGCCTACGCTATTGCCAGCGAACCCTGCGCCCTGTACGCGGTGGGCGCCCGCCTGCTGCGCGACGTGCTGCCCGGCGAACTGGTCTGGGTGGACCGCAGCGGCCTGCATTCCCTGATGGTGCAGCCCCGCCAGCCGACGCCCTGCGCCTTCGAGTGGATTTACTTTGCCCGCAGTGACAGCCAGCTGGACGGCGTGGATAGCCACGAGAGCCGCATTCGCATGGGGCATCAGCTGGCCAAGGAACACCCCGTGGACGCCGATATTGTGGTGCCGGTGCCCGACAGCGGCATTGGCGCGGCTATTGGCTACGCACGCGAAAGCGGGATTCCCTTTGATTACGGCCTATACAAGAACCCGTATGCGGGCCGCACCTTCATTGCCCCCACCCAGGAGGCGCGCGAGCTGAAGGTGAAGATGAAACTCTCGCCCACCAGCGCCGTGCGGGGCAAACGGGTGGTGCTGGTGGACGACTCCATCGTGCGCGGCACGACCAGCCGCCAGATCGTGAACCTGCTGCGGGAAGCGGGCGCGACGGAAGTGCATTTCCGGGTGAGCAGCCCGCCCATCAAGCACCCGTGCTTTTACGGCATTGACACCGCTGCCCGTAAAGAACTGGTGGCGAGCACCCACAGCATCGAGGAAATCCGCGAGTTGATTGGGGCCGACACCCTGACCTTTATCAGTGAGCAGGGCATTCGGGAAGCGGTGAGTGGGCCGGGGTTGTGCCTGGCGTGTTTTAACGGGGAATATCCGGCAGGGACGCCATTGCTGAATGATGTGGATAAGCTGGCTCTGGAAGTTTGAATTTGCATGCTATTTTAAGGGTGCTCGGCTAGCTTGTTTTTCTGCGGCGTATTCGCTGCGGCAAACGGAATACCACTACTTGCGTCTTTCTTATAGGATCGAGATTTATCCACATAGCACGAGCAGCGCCGAATGTCCGCAGGAGGCGTTGTTCGCTGCCGCTGTTGAAAATCTTCCGCGAGAGAGGCGAGGCTGGGCAGGAACGCGAAATATCGAGCCGCCCCCTGACAACGACTAGAGGAAGCTAGCTGAGCAAAATATGCAAACCAAAGATGATTTAGCTAATGCGCTGGGCATCTCAAAATCTAAACTGACGTACTTTGCTTATGCCGTATCAGATAAGAGAAAGTACGTCAGTTTCTACGTAAAAAAGAGGTCTGGCGGGAAGCGGGTAATACATGCACCGAATCGCGGTCTAAAAGCCATACAGAGATCATTAGCGATCCTTCTGAGCGAGATATATCAGCCTTCGAATCCTCATTGCAATCATGGTTTCGGGAGAAATAGGGACATCATAACTAACGCACAGAGCCATATAGGCAGAAGGTACTTATTTAAATGCGATTTGAAAGACTTTTACCCTTCTATTAACGGCGCACGCATTTTTGGCGTATTAACTGCCGCTCCGTTTAATTTTAGCGATGAGGTAGCTCACCTCATTGCAATGCTCTCGACCAAAGACGGTGCTCTTCCTCAAGGTGCGCCAACTTCCCCTGTTCTGTCTAACATAATTATTAGGAAGCTAGATAGGAAAATGATGAATTTTGCTAAGAGTAGCGGAGGTCTATATACGAGATATGCCGACGATATAACTATATCTTACCGCACCATCTCAATGACACGAAGCGCCATAGATTCAGACGGAAATATATCGGATAGACTGAGACACATTATAGAGCATGAGGATTTCACATTAAACGAAAGTAAGACACGACTACTCACTAAAAGGAATAGGCAGATAGTAACCGGAGTGGTCATCAATGAGAAATTGAACGTCAAGAGAGGCTACATAAGAGACCTCAGGAATCTGATATATATACTGGTGCGCTACGGTGAGTCGGATGCAGTCAATGCTTACAACAAACACCACTTATTTGATAAGAGTGCAAAAGATATAAAAAGAGTGATTGAGGGGAGAATAAAGTTTCTGGAAAGAGTTAGGGGAAGAGAGGATGCAGTTGTTTTGAAGCTCATAGGAATGTACCAGCAGCACGACAAAGGCTTCCGCACTGACAAGGCTCCACCATACGACGATAACAAGATCGAAACTTTTAAAGTGAGGCTACTCGCGGAAGGAAAAACCGACTATAAACATCTTCAAATAGCATTTGAATTCTTTGCAGAGAGTAATTTATATCCTTCGCTCGATCTTAATTTGGAGCCTCATCCAGATATAGAGGGAATTAAGCATCTTGAGGCACACGTTAAAGTTTTAGAGAAGGTAACATTGGAGCATCTCCATATTGCTATATATGATTCTGATGATAAGACAATAAACGAAAGATACGCAAACGGGCCAAAGCAGCTTGGGAGCGACCTCTATGGATTTACTTTGCCACGACCAGGACACCTCCCCGCCGATCAGCCATTCTGTATTGAGATGTTATATACACCAAAGGACTTAACAACTCCCGATGAAAATGGTAGAAGAATCTTCTTAATAGATGAATTTGATAGGAATACGAATCACCATAAACAAGACAAAAGGATTACCACTAATAATAAGTCATGGGATAAATTGATTATTGATGACAAGGTTTTTAGATTAGATGAGAATCATAACATCGAGAGTATAAATTTGTCCAAAGCGGCTTTTGCATCATTTATAGAAAAGCGAAAGACTGCAGGCGATCCACCAGATCTACATGCTTTTAAAGCAATCTTCGATATGATAGATAAGATCGCCAGAACTTACTATGGAAAAAACACCTCTGAATTAGGCGAGAAGATTGATATTATCAAAACTTAAGATGAATTGATTATTTACGACTGGCTTTAATAGTTTTAATATTATAGTGAATTTTTAAGCCCGCATCCCCCCACCCTGCCTGTTCATCCATGCTGGCGGCTTCGGTGCAAAGCGGCCCAGAATCGTCTGCTGATCGTAGGCCAGGTACGCCTCGGCCCAGGGGAAGGTCTGGTTCAGCACGCGAATGGCCTCGCTGCTGCCCATGCCGTGGTCCAGCTGATACAGCACAAACTGTTCCGGCGTTTCTAAGCGCAGGTAGGTGGGCATACTCCCCGCGTATTCATCTAGCACGCTCTGAAACTCACCCACCGCGTCGGGCGTGGCGCTCTCCAAGTCAATAGTCACGTACATAACCTTGGGCACATCGGACAGCTGCTCCACACTCACCACTTCCTCGGCAATGGCGCGCAGGCCGCCGTCCTCGGATTCCAGTTCCACGATGATCAGGGCGGGCGTGTCATTCACCAGTTTGTCCTGAATGCGGTCGTAGGCGCGGCTAAAGGCCACCAGTTCGGTCTGCCCACTCTCGTCGGCCAGGATGAAGCGGGCCATCATGCCCCCTGACTTCGTGGGCTTCTTGACCACACTCTCGATCATCCCCGCCAGCACCGCCTTGATGCGCTTGCCGGGGGCCACGCTCTGCGTCTGAAACCAGGTGTCCAGGTCCGACACCCGGCAGCTGGCGGCCTCACGCAGGCCCTCGTGCTGCTCCAGCGGATGCCCAGAGATGTACAGGCCCAGCGCTTCTTTCTCGATAGACAGGCGTTCAAGGTTAGTGAAGGTCGGAATGCCGGCGCGGAGGGCGCGCTCCTGCTTGACCTCGTCCATGCCGAACATCATGGACATACCGCTCTGGGCGCGGGCGTTGACCTCGGCGGTGCCAGCGGCGTCTTCCAGCGCGTCCTCAACACTTTGCAGGAGCTGGTTGCGCTCGCCAAACTGGTCAAAGGCGCCGCTTTTAATCAGGCTTTCCAGGGCTTTGCGATTGCAGACCTTGTTGCCCA includes:
- the purL gene encoding phosphoribosylformylglycinamidine synthase subunit PurL; the encoded protein is MTQAAPSLRDRAGTFGLTTEEFDLLVSRIGREPNALEAAIVGAMWSEHCGYKNSRPLFRHFPTTGPQVLQGPGENAGVVDIGDGWGVAFKMESHNHPSAVEPVQGAATGVGGILRDIFAMGARPFAVLDSLRFGNPDSPRTRFLVNGVVDGIAHYGNAIGVPTVGGEVTFHPSYQENPLVNVMALGLMRHEDLAKGTMGEVGNTIVYVGSKTGRDGLGGAVFASADLSNASQADRPAVQVGDPFMEKLLLEATLEAIQAGVVAGVQDMGAAGLVSSTCEMAYRAELGITMDLDLVPTREEGMVPMELCLSESQERMILVPVPGKEQDLLDLLAKWELDVVTIGQVEAHHNYRLTWRGEVVCDLPVALLNEAPKYTREGVESEEIKAKRERDLSGVPVPGDLGAVLVDLLSHPTIASKRPIFERFDHQVMTNTVVMPGAADAAVMRVKGSGMGVAATSDCNPRFVYLDPYAGAAAAVAEAARNLACVGATPLAITDNLNFGNPHRPEVYYQLERAVHGIADACRALNTPVTGGNVSLYNQYTEGDERVAIHPTPTIGMVGVLPDVTKRATLNLKGEGQTLYLIGDHADSIGASQYLETLHGLEAGQVPTLDLNREQAVIDAALHLIRAGLTDTAHDCAEGGLAVALAEMAIAGGVGLKVELDAPAHTRPDAVLYGEAHSRILVATRDEADVEAALAERGVPFSRLGVSGGTSVTIALPAHHIHLSVNLDTLHQAFDAPLKGILG
- the purF gene encoding amidophosphoribosyltransferase, coding for MIFDPVTDKPQDECGVFGLYSPEANDLAWLTYLGLFALQHRGQEAAGMCVSDGERFHVEKDLGLVTQVFDERRLDSVRLANARVSIGHVRYSTTGSNLRFNAQPLTTRTNKGILGLAHNGNFVNAREVRNAMLMQGALFQTTNDSEVMLNLIAREADLDLIEATAAAMKELKGGFACVLMSRTQLLGFRDPNGVRPLVIGQRDDGAYAIASEPCALYAVGARLLRDVLPGELVWVDRSGLHSLMVQPRQPTPCAFEWIYFARSDSQLDGVDSHESRIRMGHQLAKEHPVDADIVVPVPDSGIGAAIGYARESGIPFDYGLYKNPYAGRTFIAPTQEARELKVKMKLSPTSAVRGKRVVLVDDSIVRGTTSRQIVNLLREAGATEVHFRVSSPPIKHPCFYGIDTAARKELVASTHSIEEIRELIGADTLTFISEQGIREAVSGPGLCLACFNGEYPAGTPLLNDVDKLALEV
- a CDS encoding reverse transcriptase domain-containing protein produces the protein MQTKDDLANALGISKSKLTYFAYAVSDKRKYVSFYVKKRSGGKRVIHAPNRGLKAIQRSLAILLSEIYQPSNPHCNHGFGRNRDIITNAQSHIGRRYLFKCDLKDFYPSINGARIFGVLTAAPFNFSDEVAHLIAMLSTKDGALPQGAPTSPVLSNIIIRKLDRKMMNFAKSSGGLYTRYADDITISYRTISMTRSAIDSDGNISDRLRHIIEHEDFTLNESKTRLLTKRNRQIVTGVVINEKLNVKRGYIRDLRNLIYILVRYGESDAVNAYNKHHLFDKSAKDIKRVIEGRIKFLERVRGREDAVVLKLIGMYQQHDKGFRTDKAPPYDDNKIETFKVRLLAEGKTDYKHLQIAFEFFAESNLYPSLDLNLEPHPDIEGIKHLEAHVKVLEKVTLEHLHIAIYDSDDKTINERYANGPKQLGSDLYGFTLPRPGHLPADQPFCIEMLYTPKDLTTPDENGRRIFLIDEFDRNTNHHKQDKRITTNNKSWDKLIIDDKVFRLDENHNIESINLSKAAFASFIEKRKTAGDPPDLHAFKAIFDMIDKIARTYYGKNTSELGEKIDIIKT